One region of Oryza sativa Japonica Group chromosome 5, ASM3414082v1 genomic DNA includes:
- the LOC9269942 gene encoding E3 ubiquitin-protein ligase ATL41 — MSASSPVAYDANVLLAAVTALSAAIAFVAALHLYARCLLRRRVAGAGAGAAGNPHALRRPVTPGGNYELEVISVAACALEGGGLDAKQLGALPVFTWGSSSPATAAADAAVQCAVCLGEMEDGELGRLLPACRHVFHAECIDTWLAVSSTCPVCRAAVGAAEDDEPAAAPVAGVSPAS; from the coding sequence ATGTCTGCTTCTTCTCCTGTTGCCTACGACGCCAATGTCCTCCTGGCCGCGGTCACCGCGCTCTCGGCGGCCATCGCGTTCGTCGCCGCGCTCCACCTCTACGCCCGGTGTCTCCtgcggcggcgcgtcgccggcgccggcgccggcgccgccggcaaccCTCACGCGCTGCGCCGCCCGGTGACCCCGGGCGGCAACTACGAGCTCGAGGTGATCAGCGTCGCGGCGTGCGCGCTGGAGGGCGGCGGCCTGGACGCCAAGCAGCTGGGCGCGCTGCCGGTGTTCACGTGGGggtcttcttctccggcgacggcggcggcggacgccgcCGTGCAGTGCGCGGTGTGCCTCGGGGAGATGGAGGACGGCGAGCTGGGGAGGCTGCTCCCGGCGTGCCGCCACGTGTTCCACGCCGAGTGCATCGACACGTGGCTCGCCGTGAGCTCGACGTGCCCGGTGTgcagggcggcggtgggggcggcggaGGATGATGAGCCAGCGGCGGCTCCGGTCGCTGGCGTGTCGCCGGCGAGCTAG